The sequence below is a genomic window from Rhinopithecus roxellana isolate Shanxi Qingling chromosome 19, ASM756505v1, whole genome shotgun sequence.
GGTCTCACTGGTCACCTTCTAAATGCTCGACAGCCACACGGTTTCATGGCTGCCATGCTGGACAGTGCAGCCACAGAAGCCCTCCTTCACTACAGCAAATTCTAGTGGACGGTGCTGCTTCTAGGCCTGGACTTCTTCAGTCGCCTTTTAATTCTTTCCTGAGCATCCTCTGTCACTGAATTATTTTACTGAGATCTCCTAGATTCctcacacagacttccacaccCTGCTAACTGATCTACTGGATCGAATCCATCTGCCGGGTTGATCTTTGTAAATGAGCTATCTTATGCTGTCACTCCTGTGCTTACAATCCTCAGCACTGCTCCACAGGCTTTAGGACAGGAACCAGTGCTCTAAAGTGGCATCAAAGCCCTTCACAATGTACCCCTGCTTCCTTCTGCAGCCTGTCACTTGGCAGCCCCCAAGAAGCACTGCACCTTGGCCATTTACACCATTTATACCTCCTTGCTGTTCTCCAGATCCTGTGTTTTCTAGACTCTGGGTCTCTGCACATTCTGCTGTCTGCCAAGAAGAGTGTCCTAGTTCCTCCTCCACACAGGTGACTGCTGTCTGCCTTCCAACTCAAGGCTGCCTCCTCCCAGGACCTCCCTGGGCCCCTGCTCTGGGGAGCTGCACTCTGGCCACCATCCAGCTGCCCCTACCACCGGGCAAGCAGCCTGTGGGTTCCGGAGTGGCTTACTCAGAGCCTGCACCCTGCCCCTCCCAGTTCTAGACCATactccaagtacctgggacccaGGTAATCCTTGCCCAAATGACCCCAAATCCATTTTCTGGATTTAATGAGGCTTGGATAAGCCTCTTCCCTGGGTCTGTTTTCCCAAGGGTAGACTGTGCCATTGACTGTGCACCCTTGGATCCGAGGGTGGCCAGAGGACAGGCATCTGGAGGGGCATGAACAGAAGCTGAACTTACAGAATGGGGGTTCCAAAGGTGTGGGCTGGAATGCGGTTGGCATGGAACTCTGAGAACTGTGGGAATTCTAAATTAGAAACTGACCTTCCAGGTATATTTATCCATGTAGGAGAATagaacatattttatacatttataaaaactagTTAGCTTaatgtatatgttttaaatagACATGTAGCGTGTGGGCCTCCATTTGCACCCCTGTTCCTGGGATCGCCTCCCCAAGCTGGCCTCCCTGACCACCGCATTTGCCACAGGAAGTAAACAAAGAGTGAGGCCACCATCCCCCACTGGGTGGGACTTCTTGAAGGAGAAGACAGGATCTTTCATCTTAGTATTCCTGGTCTGTGTCCTGAGTGTGAGAGATACTCAACGAACATCTGTGGAAGGCAGGCAAGAAGGAAACCAATGGGCAGCAGGCTTACCTGGGTGGCAGGCATATCCTTAAAGGGGACGTGGCCGTTGGCCAGTTCACAGGCTGTGATTCCCACACTGTAGATGTCAGACTTGGCATCATAACCCTGGAGATTCTAAGCCAGGAACAAAAGGCCACAGATGACCCCATTTAGTCTTTGTTCTTAGAAAAAGGGTAGAACTAAGGAGAGGAAAAGGATGGCTGTCTCCAAATGAGGACCCGCTGCTAATGACTCGCCTTGCCTGTGCTACTGAAGACTAACTGCTATTTTACCACCTGCAACTGTTTGGCGATGCTCTGTAAGGAGCTGGAAGTGCCAGCTCTAGGTTCCTGCTTAGCACAGGGATCCAGAGAGCAGCAAACATTTCCAAAATGCTCGCTCTTCTAATAGGGTGCCAAGGGTCCCTAAAGGGAGCTGAAATAGCATCCAATAGAGGTTAGGACCCCCTGGGAAGAACCACATCCATCTGCAATGGACAGGCGCTGTCCACGCTGAGGGCTCCCTCCCTCCAGGAACCCCTTTACCCCACTGGGAGGTTGAGAGCCCCCGACCCCAGGCAATGCCTGAATGCTCCCTTGGGAATCATGAGTTGGGTAGGGGAGCTCCTCTGGGCCCACGCACAGACCTGCTGGAGGACCTCGGGGCTGAGCCACGGCAGAACCTTGACGCTGTACTTTGGAAAATCGTGGACCACTCGCTGCCGCTGCCCATGGCTTATCATGCTGAGGTTGCTGCGCAAACCAGACAGGTAGACCTTCCCATCCACAGAGATCAGGATGTGGCTGGCTTTGACACTCCTGGGGAAGCAGGGAGGGTGTCATAGAGAGCAGGAGGCCCTCCTGCTACAAACTTTTGGTCTTCACACACTCCACCTGGCCAGCTCTCTCCTGTGTGCGTgttatacatgtgtatgtgtattttacatatacataactatgtttttgtttttattgagatagagtctcactgttgccaggctagagtgcagtggctcaatctaggcacactgcaacctctgcctcctgggttcaagcaattcctatGCCTCAGctatccaagtagctgggattacaggtatgcaccagcacacccagctaaattttttttttttttttttttgagatggcgtctctctgtcacccaggctggagtgcagtggcgcgatctcggctcactgccagctccgcctcccttCTGGGGACAAACGCTCACACTACCCCTACCCAACACACGTGTGAATGGCGACATCCAAACGTGTCCCCTGATGGGTCTGCATGAGGGTTTCTTTAGGGTGTACATCCAGAAGTGGCATTGATGGTGCTGGTTCCACAACCCTGACTGGCAGCACTAGCCATCTTCCACCAACTGGACAGGAGGCTCCCTGTCCTTGCCACACTGGGACTCGCCCATCCTCCCACCCGCTGCCAGGCTCATGTGCATAAGGTGAcatcttgtttttcatttgcttttctctgattgaAGATTTGAGTGGCTCTTCCCATGATGGGCTTGTCTTGGGGTTTCCTCTTTTGTAGACTTCtgatctttggcccatttttcttGCTTTGCTGTCCATTTCTTGTTGATCTGCAAGATTTCCCTGTTACTAATCTCCTGTGTTGACAAAGCTAATATCATCTGCTCTGTCACTTGTTTCTTAACCTTTTTCATTGCATCTTGTATTGGATAGAAATCTTCTTGATCTAATCAAATTCATCAATCTTTTGTCTTATGTTTTGTGCTTCTAAAATGTTGAGAAATTATTATATGCCTCAGatcacaaaaatgttttctcacatttccttctatttaagtctgtagttttacattttacatagaAGCCTTTAATCCAGCTGGAGTCCTCCTCTGTGTAAGGAGTTAGGTAGGGTTCCAGTTTTACCATTTTCCCTACTATGAGCTGATCTCCTGACACCACCTACTAAGCTATCTGTCTTCGCCCTGGTCTCTCAGCATAAGACTCACTCTGGGGCACagaaagaaggaggcagagggtgAAGTGCAAAGGTCCACATCAGATGTTCCTCTCACACAAACACTCAGGACCACGCTGCTCAGCAAAGAGAAAGTGGCTTCAGCACTAACAGGCTGAAGCTTGTTAGACCATCCCCCAAGTCAGTGGCAAGGTCACAATCCagatcctctttctcttttttttgttttttaagataaaaatctcactctgccacctaggctcgagtgcaatggtgtgatctccaatcactgcaacctccgcctcctgggttcaaacgattctcctgcctcagccttcctagtagctgggactacaagcgtgtgccaccacacccagctaatttttgtatttttagtagagatagggtttcactatgttgaccaggctggtcttgaactcctgaccttgtgatccaccctccttggcctcccaagtgctgggattacaggtgtgacccaccatgccaggccctttttcttttcagagcaaAGAGATCCTCGGCAAGAATCCAGATTCTTGATTTTAAACTCTGGCTTCATTAACTTCAGTCAAACTTCACCTGTTTACCTGAAGGCTCAGGGGCACAGCTACCTGCTCTAATCATGGGAAAGGCCGCCTAAGAATGCACCTGTGTACATATCCCATGTGGTGGATGTAGTCGAGGGCCTTCAGGACCCCCTGCAGAATGTAAGCGATCGCCAGCTCATTCATGCCATCCATGAAGTGTGTACAGATGAGATCCTTTGCAGAACCTGGAGAAAAGAATTGCACGGAGGCAGTGAAAGGTAATGGAGGAGGAAAACAGGCAATCTGACAACAGAGTCCCAATAACCCCTTTCTACCAAGAACCCTTTCCCACTCACCATATGCCATGAATGATGTGACAACCCACAGCTCATTGTCTGCAATAAAAGTGGCTCGATATGGCACAATATTAGGATGGTTGAAGAGTTTGGAGACATGCAGCTCGCCCTGGAAGCAATGATGAAGCTGAAGTCAGAACCAAATGGCACTGAAGGATGCCGCTCAACATGAAGGTGGCAGCATGGACAATAGGGGGACCTGGCACTTTCTGGGTGTTCTCAGAGTCTAGGAGCAGCCTAAGCAGGTGCCTGCCAACATAGGAAAAACAAGGCCCTGCTGCCCCTGCAGGGACCCAGCACTGCTTTGCCTCTACCAAACAGAGAAACTGTCAACAACAGAGGGTGCCAGCACACCGACTCAGAGATGATGAAGGCAAACTGTTGACTGAAGACTTCTGAAGTTACAAGCTTATCTCAATTTCAAGGGTCAACATACAGAATTCCTCTTTAAGATaagaaaccaaaaaatatttttttgctgttatttggagagacaaggtctcactgtgttgttgcccaggctggtctcaaactcctgggctcaagcaatcctgcctcagcctcccaaagtgctaggattacaggtgtgagccaccaagccactgcacctggccaaaaatgtttctcttttttctttctttgagacagggtcttgctctgtcacccaggctggagtgcagtggtgtgatcttgtctcactgcagcctcaacttcccaggctcaagtcatcctcccacctcagcctcgctgGTGGCTGCGACCACAGGTGGATGTCACCAtacctaactaattttttgtatttttttgtagagacagggttttgccatgttgcctaggcctgctttggcctcccaaagtgctgggattacaggcatgagccaccatgcccagcccaaaactATGTTTCTATTGTAAAAGAAtacatggccgggcatggtggctcacgcctgtaatcccagcactttgggaggcgaggcagtggatcacttgagcccaagagttggagaccagcctgggcaacatggcaaaaccccatctatactaaacatacaaaaaaattagttgagcatggtggtgaacgcctctagtcccagctactcaggaagcttcAGTGGTAGAATCACCTGTGCCTGGAGaagtcgaggctgtggtgagctgtgattacaccactgcactgcagcctaggcaacagagccagaccttgtctcaaagaaagaaagaaagaaaacatagttGATGGAGGAAAAGGCCAGCTGAGACCCACCAAACTACTATGAACAGATGAACAGGTCCTAGAGCACCATCAGGTAACCACCAATTCAGAAAAAGTTGTAAATGAAGGAGGGGAGGGGCGCAACTATACTGAAGAAAAACTGCCCCAGGCTCTGAATCTAAGCTGGCATCAGGAAAGGAGAGTCTAATTCCCAGGCACTTACTAGACTCACAGTCTctctccattttgttttatttcgtTTTTTGAGCCAGGGACTcagtctatcacccaggctagagtttgGTAgtgcaatctcaaactcctgggctcaagtgatctgcctgccttgccctcccaaagtgttgggattacaggcatgagctaccatgcctggcccctctcTCAGTTTAACAAGACAGTGGCTACTTGCTTCTCGAATAGAAAGGAATGTCAGGactggacatggtgactcacacctgtaatcctagcactttaggaggccggaGCAACTTGATtgctcaagctcaggagtttgagaccagcctgggcaagatggtgaaaccctgtctctacaaaaaatacaaaaattagccaggtgtggtgtgcctatagtcccagctatttggggggctgaggcaggagaatcacttgagcctagcaggttaaggctgcagtgagctatgctgctgccactgtactccagccagggcaataaaatgagaccctgtctcaaaaaaaaaaaaaaaaaaaaaaaaaaagaggtcagacgcggtggctcacgtttataatcacagcactttgggagaccaaggcaggcggatcacctgaagtcaggagtttgagaccagcctggccaacatgaagaaaccccacctttactaaaaatacaaaagttagctggttgggaggccaaggcaggcggatcataaggtcaggagatcgagaccatcctggctaatatggtgaaactccatctctaccaaaaatacaaaaaaattagccgggcgtggcagcgtgcgcctctagtcccagctacttgggaggctgaggcaggaggatggtgtgaacctgggaggcggagcttgcagtgagtggagatcttgccactgcactccagcctgggcgacagagcgagactctttcaaaaaaaaaaaaaaaaaaaaaagtcaggcaggcgcagtggtgtgcgcctatagtaccagctacttgggaggctaaggcaggagaatcacttgaacccaggagccgagattgtgccactgcactccagcctgggtgacagagtgagaatctgtctcaaaaaaaaaaaaaaaaaaagaaaaagaaaacgaaagGAACATCAGGCAAATAAGATGCTGAGAGCCAGAAGATGGCCACTGGTGGCAGGGCAGGCGCCTTGCAACTGGAACAAGAtggcctggatttgaatcctgcctctgccatgagcaagttacttagcttctctccaaataataaataaattaataaaggagCCAGAAGGGAGTGTTTGGAGAAGAAAAGCGAAATGTAAATTAGCCTGAGCAGCATTTCAGCCCAATCCTTAGTGCCAAATGGCCAGGATTCTCCACTGAAAGCTTCCATAACTTCCGAATGTTTACTCTCCCTACATTTCTTTGTAATTCCTTGCAATTATTATCAGAGCCAAGAGCCCACCCTCCCTCCAGGTGACACACTCATGGTTTATTACCTGCAAGAATGTTACCATCTCATTGGAACAAGCTTCTAGGTTAATCCTCCGTACAGTCACATACTCTCCCGTTGGTTTGTACCTTGCTAGATTCACAGTCATCAGGTCCTCAAATCCTTTGCctaaaagaaaagaggaatgcCATACACAAGGACAAGAACAACAaaggtttttaaacatttttcctttaaaaaaagggacttgatttcaaaagaaacttaatgttaaatttttcactactgttactttttttttttccttttcccagcaGAATTTAACTGTTACGTTCATGGCtcacatttcttgatttttctcccaTCAGTTCTTTCTCAGCCAACCTTTCTGACTCACTATGGCCAGGACACCAGAAACATGCAGCCACAAAGGAAAGATGGCAACAGAGCTTCTCTCCTGAAAGTCTGATCTCTTCCCATACTTGGCAGGAAAAAACAGAGGAGACCCACAGAAGCAAGTCTGTGCCCATGAATCCTCCTAACTAGCGGACAGCCTCTGCTGTACACACATCTGGGGCTGCTGAGAAAGTTGCAGTAGCCCCTGGAGCAGGAGAGCAGGAGAGTAAGGATGGTGCCTGCGCATACCTATCACAGTGAGCAGCTCGTAACACCCTCCCTCTGGCAGAAAGCTACTCATGACCTCCTGTTTAGAGAAGGATGCTATTGACTCTGAGCTTGCATCATtggtctaaaaaagaaaaaaaaaatag
It includes:
- the STRADA gene encoding STE20-related kinase adapter protein alpha isoform X6, whose amino-acid sequence is MSFLRWVSEKFIVEGLRDLELFGGKGFEDLMTVNLARYKPTGEYVTVRRINLEACSNEMVTFLQGELHVSKLFNHPNIVPYRATFIADNELWVVTSFMAYGSAKDLICTHFMDGMNELAIAYILQGVLKALDYIHHMGYVHRSVKASHILISVDGKVYLSGLRSNLSMISHGQRQRVVHDFPKYSVKVLPWLSPEVLQQNLQGYDAKSDIYSVGITACELANGHVPFKDMPATQMLLEKLNGTVPCLLDTSTIPAEELTMSPSRSVANSGLSDSLTTSTPRPSNGDSPSHPYHRTFSPYFHHFVEQCLQRNPDARPSASTLLNHSFFKQIKRRASEALPELLRPVTPITNFESSQSQDHSGIFGLVTNLEELEVDDWEF
- the STRADA gene encoding STE20-related kinase adapter protein alpha isoform X5, translated to MSFLVSKPERIRRWVSEKFIVEGLRDLELFGGKGFEDLMTVNLARYKPTGEYVTVRRINLEACSNEMVTFLQGELHVSKLFNHPNIVPYRATFIADNELWVVTSFMAYGSAKDLICTHFMDGMNELAIAYILQGVLKALDYIHHMGYVHRSVKASHILISVDGKVYLSGLRSNLSMISHGQRQRVVHDFPKYSVKVLPWLSPEVLQQNLQGYDAKSDIYSVGITACELANGHVPFKDMPATQMLLEKLNGTVPCLLDTSTIPAEELTMSPSRSVANSGLSDSLTTSTPRPSNGDSPSHPYHRTFSPYFHHFVEQCLQRNPDARPSASTLLNHSFFKQIKRRASEALPELLRPVTPITNFESSQSQDHSGIFGLVTNLEELEVDDWEF
- the STRADA gene encoding STE20-related kinase adapter protein alpha isoform X4, with protein sequence MSFLTNDASSESIASFSKQEVMSSFLPEGGCYELLTVIGKGFEDLMTVNLARYKPTGEYVTVRRINLEACSNEMVTFLQGELHVSKLFNHPNIVPYRATFIADNELWVVTSFMAYGSAKDLICTHFMDGMNELAIAYILQGVLKALDYIHHMGYVHRSVKASHILISVDGKVYLSGLRSNLSMISHGQRQRVVHDFPKYSVKVLPWLSPEVLQQNLQGYDAKSDIYSVGITACELANGHVPFKDMPATQMLLEKLNGTVPCLLDTSTIPAEELTMSPSRSVANSGLSDSLTTSTPRPSNGDSPSHPYHRTFSPYFHHFVEQCLQRNPDARPSASTLLNHSFFKQIKRRASEALPELLRPVTPITNFESSQSQDHSGIFGLVTNLEELEVDDWEF
- the STRADA gene encoding STE20-related kinase adapter protein alpha isoform X7 translates to MSSFLPEGGCYELLTVIGKGFEDLMTVNLARYKPTGEYVTVRRINLEACSNEMVTFLQGELHVSKLFNHPNIVPYRATFIADNELWVVTSFMAYGSAKDLICTHFMDGMNELAIAYILQGVLKALDYIHHMGYVHRSVKASHILISVDGKVYLSGLRSNLSMISHGQRQRVVHDFPKYSVKVLPWLSPEVLQQNLQGYDAKSDIYSVGITACELANGHVPFKDMPATQMLLEKLNGTVPCLLDTSTIPAEELTMSPSRSVANSGLSDSLTTSTPRPSNGDSPSHPYHRTFSPYFHHFVEQCLQRNPDARPSASTLLNHSFFKQIKRRASEALPELLRPVTPITNFESSQSQDHSGIFGLVTNLEELEVDDWEF
- the STRADA gene encoding STE20-related kinase adapter protein alpha isoform X2; the encoded protein is MSFLRWVSEKFIVEGLRDLELFGEQPPGDTRRKTNDASSESIASFSKQEVMSSFLPEGGCYELLTVIGKGFEDLMTVNLARYKPTGEYVTVRRINLEACSNEMVTFLQGELHVSKLFNHPNIVPYRATFIADNELWVVTSFMAYGSAKDLICTHFMDGMNELAIAYILQGVLKALDYIHHMGYVHRSVKASHILISVDGKVYLSGLRSNLSMISHGQRQRVVHDFPKYSVKVLPWLSPEVLQQNLQGYDAKSDIYSVGITACELANGHVPFKDMPATQMLLEKLNGTVPCLLDTSTIPAEELTMSPSRSVANSGLSDSLTTSTPRPSNGDSPSHPYHRTFSPYFHHFVEQCLQRNPDARPSASTLLNHSFFKQIKRRASEALPELLRPVTPITNFESSQSQDHSGIFGLVTNLEELEVDDWEF
- the STRADA gene encoding STE20-related kinase adapter protein alpha isoform X3; amino-acid sequence: MSFLVSKPERIRTNDASSESIASFSKQEVMSSFLPEGGCYELLTVIGKGFEDLMTVNLARYKPTGEYVTVRRINLEACSNEMVTFLQGELHVSKLFNHPNIVPYRATFIADNELWVVTSFMAYGSAKDLICTHFMDGMNELAIAYILQGVLKALDYIHHMGYVHRSVKASHILISVDGKVYLSGLRSNLSMISHGQRQRVVHDFPKYSVKVLPWLSPEVLQQNLQGYDAKSDIYSVGITACELANGHVPFKDMPATQMLLEKLNGTVPCLLDTSTIPAEELTMSPSRSVANSGLSDSLTTSTPRPSNGDSPSHPYHRTFSPYFHHFVEQCLQRNPDARPSASTLLNHSFFKQIKRRASEALPELLRPVTPITNFESSQSQDHSGIFGLVTNLEELEVDDWEF
- the STRADA gene encoding STE20-related kinase adapter protein alpha isoform X1 yields the protein MSFLVSKPERIRRWVSEKFIVEGLRDLELFGEQPPGDTRRKTNDASSESIASFSKQEVMSSFLPEGGCYELLTVIGKGFEDLMTVNLARYKPTGEYVTVRRINLEACSNEMVTFLQGELHVSKLFNHPNIVPYRATFIADNELWVVTSFMAYGSAKDLICTHFMDGMNELAIAYILQGVLKALDYIHHMGYVHRSVKASHILISVDGKVYLSGLRSNLSMISHGQRQRVVHDFPKYSVKVLPWLSPEVLQQNLQGYDAKSDIYSVGITACELANGHVPFKDMPATQMLLEKLNGTVPCLLDTSTIPAEELTMSPSRSVANSGLSDSLTTSTPRPSNGDSPSHPYHRTFSPYFHHFVEQCLQRNPDARPSASTLLNHSFFKQIKRRASEALPELLRPVTPITNFESSQSQDHSGIFGLVTNLEELEVDDWEF
- the STRADA gene encoding STE20-related kinase adapter protein alpha isoform X8, with product MTVNLARYKPTGEYVTVRRINLEACSNEMVTFLQGELHVSKLFNHPNIVPYRATFIADNELWVVTSFMAYGSAKDLICTHFMDGMNELAIAYILQGVLKALDYIHHMGYVHRSVKASHILISVDGKVYLSGLRSNLSMISHGQRQRVVHDFPKYSVKVLPWLSPEVLQQNLQGYDAKSDIYSVGITACELANGHVPFKDMPATQMLLEKLNGTVPCLLDTSTIPAEELTMSPSRSVANSGLSDSLTTSTPRPSNGDSPSHPYHRTFSPYFHHFVEQCLQRNPDARPSASTLLNHSFFKQIKRRASEALPELLRPVTPITNFESSQSQDHSGIFGLVTNLEELEVDDWEF